A section of the Triticum dicoccoides isolate Atlit2015 ecotype Zavitan chromosome 7A, WEW_v2.0, whole genome shotgun sequence genome encodes:
- the LOC119330127 gene encoding probable glutathione S-transferase DHAR2, chloroplastic produces MAVLLRTTTCATATTAGSSSTLLATTFRRGRRLLPARASPPRRAFTARASAEPLEVCAKASITVPDRLGDCPFTQRVLLTIEEKNLPYELKLVDLANKPDWLFTINPEGKVPIVKLEDKWIADSDVITQVLEEKYPQPSLATPPEKASIGSKIFSTFVGFLKSKDTNDGTEQTLLSELTSFDSYLKDNGPFINGGTISAADLSLAPKLYHMEIALGHYKNWSVPDALAHVKTYMKTIFSMDSFVNTRGLPEDVIAGWRSKVMG; encoded by the exons ATGGCTGTCCTGCTCCGCACCACCACCtgcgccaccgccaccaccgccggcTCCTCCTCGACCCTCCTCGCCACAACcttccgccgcggccgccgcctcctcccggccCGCGCTTCGCCGCCGCGCCGCGCCTTCACTGCCCGCGCCTCGGCCGAGCCGCTGGAGGTCTGCGCCAAGGCCTCCATCACCGTCCCCGACCGCCTCGGCGACT GTCCTTTCACGCAGAGAGTTTTGTTGACGATAGAGGAGAAAAACCTGCCTTATGAATTAAAACTAGTTGATCTTGCTAACAAACCAGATTG GTTGTTTACAATTAACCCAGAAGGTAAGGTGCCTATTGTAAAGCTCGAGGACAAATGGATTGCTGATTCTGATGTTATAACACAAGTGTTAGAAGAAAAGTATCCTCAACCATCCTTGGCAACTCCACCAGAAAAGGCTTCAAT AGGATCAAAAATATTCTCCACATTCGTTGGCTTTCTCAAGAGCAAAGATACCAATGATGGAACAGAACAGACACTACTTAGTGAGCTGACTTCATTCGATAGTTATCTAAAAGACAAT GGTCCATTTATCAATGGTGGAACAATTTCTGCTGCTGATCTCTCTCTTGCTCCGAAATTATATCACATGGAGATTGCTCTTGGTCACTATAAGAATTGGTCTGTCCCAGATGCACTTGCACATGTGAAAACATACATGAAG ACTATTTTCTCAATGGATTCATTTGTCAATACTCGGGGCCTGCCAGAGGACGTCATTGCTGGATGGCGCTCAAAAGTCATGGGTTAA